A portion of the Streptomyces sp. NBC_00376 genome contains these proteins:
- a CDS encoding HAD-IIA family hydrolase: MAERKPISSWLTDMDGVLIHEGTPIPGADAFIKRLRDSGLPFLVLTNNSIYTARDLHARLNRMGLDVPVENIWTSALATAQFLDDQRPGGTAYVIGEAGLTTALHDIGYVLTDHEPDYVVLGETRTYSFEALTKAIRLINGGARFICTNPDETGPSAEGPLPATGSVAALITKATGKAPYFAGKPNPLMMRTGLNAIGAHSESSAMIGDRMDTDVLAGLEAGMQTFLVLTGLTTVADIDKYPFRPSTVVDSIADLVDLVDAG, from the coding sequence ATGGCAGAGCGCAAGCCGATCTCGTCCTGGCTCACCGACATGGACGGAGTCCTGATCCACGAGGGGACGCCGATCCCCGGAGCGGATGCCTTCATCAAGCGGTTGCGTGACTCGGGACTCCCCTTCCTGGTCCTCACCAACAACTCCATCTACACCGCCCGCGACCTGCACGCCCGGCTGAACCGCATGGGCCTGGACGTGCCCGTGGAGAACATCTGGACCTCCGCCCTGGCCACCGCCCAGTTCCTGGACGACCAGCGGCCCGGCGGCACGGCGTACGTCATCGGCGAGGCCGGCCTCACCACCGCCCTGCACGACATCGGCTACGTCCTCACCGACCACGAACCCGACTACGTGGTCCTCGGCGAGACCCGCACGTACAGCTTCGAGGCGCTCACCAAGGCGATCCGGCTGATCAACGGCGGCGCCCGCTTCATCTGCACCAACCCCGACGAGACCGGCCCGTCCGCCGAGGGCCCGCTGCCCGCCACCGGGTCCGTCGCCGCCCTCATCACCAAGGCCACCGGCAAGGCCCCGTACTTCGCGGGCAAGCCCAACCCGCTGATGATGCGCACCGGGCTCAACGCGATCGGCGCCCACTCCGAGTCCAGCGCCATGATCGGCGACCGGATGGACACCGATGTGCTGGCCGGCCTGGAGGCGGGGATGCAGACCTTCCTGGTCCTCACCGGTCTCACCACGGTCGCCGACATCGACAAGTACCCCTTCCGGCCGTCCACCGTCGTCGACTCGATCGCCGACCTGGTCGATCTCGTCGACGCGGGCTGA
- a CDS encoding class F sortase: protein MSAPDSTAGHGRLLAGVVWAVLLLGLWFWGRGITDGSGAGSAPTTGDIAAVGRPLGVPMPPPHDPIEGAAPERIEIPSIGVEAPVVARGLDKDGAIEPPSFAAAQSVAWYEGGAEPGAKGPALMVGHVDTETRPAVFYGLSAARPGAKVEITRADGTVAEFTVDDVQVFTRARFDADKAYGPRKAGRAELRLITCGGTFDRATHSYDANVVVSAYLTGEKSKGDGD, encoded by the coding sequence ATGTCCGCCCCGGACAGCACCGCGGGCCACGGCAGGCTGCTCGCCGGAGTGGTCTGGGCCGTCCTGCTGCTCGGCCTGTGGTTCTGGGGCCGCGGCATCACCGACGGCTCCGGCGCCGGCTCCGCCCCGACCACCGGCGACATCGCCGCGGTGGGGCGCCCCCTCGGCGTACCGATGCCCCCGCCGCACGACCCGATCGAGGGCGCGGCGCCGGAGCGGATCGAGATCCCGTCGATCGGCGTCGAGGCACCCGTGGTCGCCCGTGGCCTGGACAAGGACGGGGCGATCGAACCGCCCTCGTTCGCCGCGGCCCAGTCCGTCGCCTGGTACGAAGGCGGCGCCGAGCCCGGCGCGAAGGGCCCCGCCCTCATGGTCGGCCATGTCGACACCGAGACGAGACCGGCCGTCTTCTACGGGCTGAGCGCGGCCCGCCCCGGCGCCAAGGTCGAGATCACCCGCGCCGACGGAACCGTCGCCGAATTCACCGTCGACGACGTCCAGGTCTTCACCCGGGCGCGCTTCGACGCCGACAAGGCGTACGGCCCGCGCAAGGCCGGCCGGGCGGAGCTCCGCCTGATCACCTGCGGCGGCACCTTCGACCGGGCGACGCACTCGTACGACGCGAATGTCGTCGTCTCGGCCTACCTGACCGGCGAGAAGTCCAAGGGCGACGGCGACTGA
- a CDS encoding peptidoglycan-binding protein — MTVPAFEEYVPAIDCTCAGCAAQRRTAASALPMRYGGHPAARGARRALVLATAAGVVLSSGVTEAASATSATGATGERTAETAGTAPADADGDSPQGGPGPLRGGGAAGPPSSTTTTPKLRKSSRADIINRAKKWVSAQVPYSMTKYWADGYRQDCSGYVSMAWNLPGNEWTGSLAEFGKKIAREELQPGDILLFHNPADPSKGSHVTIFGGWTDYTHTHYTAYEQTKPHARKKTTPMAYWTNSGSYVAYRYKGLISPSAGSGSSVKAFPGAAKFGPGASNTYVTELGRMLVERGGKRFYKVGPGPGWGDADRRATQAFQKAQGWKGKEADGIPGPATWRLLANGTGHDIPGSGSGTGVGHGDSKPGSKFPGRGYFRPGQSNSHVDRLGKQLVKKGFGKHYTSGPGPRWTEADRRNVEAFQRAQGWRGGAADGYPGPETWRRLFG, encoded by the coding sequence ATGACTGTGCCGGCTTTCGAGGAGTACGTGCCCGCCATCGACTGCACCTGTGCGGGGTGCGCCGCGCAGCGGCGGACCGCCGCCAGCGCACTGCCCATGCGGTACGGAGGTCATCCGGCCGCACGCGGCGCCCGCCGCGCCCTGGTGCTGGCCACCGCGGCCGGAGTGGTGCTGAGCAGCGGTGTCACCGAGGCGGCGAGCGCCACGAGCGCGACGGGTGCGACGGGCGAGCGGACGGCGGAGACGGCCGGAACCGCCCCGGCCGACGCGGACGGGGACAGCCCGCAGGGCGGACCGGGCCCGCTGCGCGGCGGTGGCGCCGCGGGCCCGCCCTCGTCCACGACCACCACGCCCAAGCTGCGCAAGAGCAGCCGGGCCGACATCATCAACCGCGCGAAGAAGTGGGTGTCCGCGCAGGTTCCGTACAGCATGACCAAGTACTGGGCGGACGGTTACCGGCAGGACTGCTCCGGCTACGTCTCGATGGCCTGGAACCTGCCCGGCAACGAGTGGACCGGCAGCCTCGCCGAGTTCGGCAAGAAGATCGCGCGGGAGGAGCTCCAGCCCGGCGACATCCTGCTCTTCCACAATCCGGCCGACCCCTCGAAGGGCTCCCACGTCACGATCTTCGGCGGCTGGACCGACTACACGCACACCCATTACACGGCCTACGAGCAGACGAAGCCGCACGCCCGCAAGAAGACGACGCCCATGGCGTACTGGACCAACTCCGGCAGCTACGTCGCCTACCGCTACAAGGGCCTCATCAGCCCGAGCGCCGGCAGCGGTTCGTCGGTGAAGGCGTTCCCGGGCGCCGCGAAGTTCGGCCCCGGTGCGAGCAACACGTACGTCACCGAGCTCGGCAGGATGCTCGTGGAGCGGGGCGGCAAGCGCTTCTACAAGGTCGGCCCCGGTCCCGGCTGGGGCGATGCCGACCGGCGGGCGACCCAGGCGTTCCAGAAGGCCCAGGGCTGGAAGGGCAAGGAGGCGGACGGCATCCCCGGCCCCGCCACCTGGCGGCTCCTGGCGAACGGAACCGGCCATGACATCCCCGGGAGCGGAAGCGGAACGGGAGTCGGCCACGGCGACTCGAAGCCGGGTTCGAAGTTCCCCGGGCGGGGCTATTTCCGGCCCGGTCAGTCCAACAGCCATGTCGACAGGCTCGGCAAGCAGTTGGTGAAGAAGGGCTTCGGCAAGCACTACACCTCGGGGCCGGGGCCCCGGTGGACCGAGGCGGACCGGCGGAACGTCGAGGCCTTCCAACGGGCTCAGGGCTGGCGGGGCGGAGCGGCCGACGGCTACCCCGGTCCGGAGACCTGGCGGCGACTCTTCGGGTGA
- a CDS encoding 2-aminoethylphosphonate ABC transporter substrate-binding protein, with product MRKNHLKPIAAVTGCLALAATLSACGGSSAASDEKVVTVYSADGLKGENGDGWYDKVFKDFEKKTGIKVKYVEGGSGEMVQRAVREKSNTQADVLVTLPPFIQQADSKGLLAAYAPAGSDQVDGADKASDSKWTSVVNNYFGFIYNKKELKSAPTTWEELLDGEFKNKIQYSTPGVAGDGTAVLIKAMHDFGGKEPAMAYLKKLQANNVGPSASTGKLAPKVDKGELLAANGDVQMNFAQSKDMPNLGIWFPAKQGGKSTTFALPYAAGLVNKAPHSANGKKLLDFMLSEQAQKDVSAVGGGFSARKDVKGTDANAIELAKLMDGVEVFEPDWSDIGTNLDSYVEAWKSATGS from the coding sequence ATGCGCAAGAACCACCTCAAGCCCATAGCCGCCGTCACCGGCTGCCTCGCCCTCGCCGCCACCCTCTCCGCCTGCGGCGGCTCCTCGGCCGCCTCCGACGAGAAGGTCGTCACCGTCTACAGCGCCGACGGCCTCAAGGGCGAGAACGGCGACGGCTGGTACGACAAGGTGTTCAAGGACTTCGAGAAGAAGACCGGCATCAAGGTCAAGTACGTGGAGGGCGGCTCCGGCGAGATGGTGCAGCGCGCCGTCCGCGAGAAGTCCAACACCCAGGCGGACGTCCTGGTCACCCTGCCGCCGTTCATCCAGCAGGCCGACAGCAAGGGCCTCCTCGCCGCGTACGCCCCGGCCGGCTCCGACCAGGTCGACGGCGCAGACAAGGCGTCCGACTCCAAGTGGACCTCGGTCGTCAACAACTACTTCGGCTTCATCTACAACAAGAAGGAACTGAAGTCGGCGCCCACCACCTGGGAGGAGCTGCTCGACGGAGAGTTCAAGAACAAGATCCAGTACTCCACCCCCGGGGTCGCCGGCGACGGCACCGCCGTACTCATCAAGGCCATGCACGACTTCGGCGGCAAGGAGCCGGCGATGGCGTACCTGAAGAAGCTCCAGGCCAACAACGTCGGCCCGTCCGCCTCCACCGGCAAGCTGGCCCCCAAGGTCGACAAGGGCGAGCTGCTCGCCGCCAACGGCGACGTCCAGATGAACTTCGCGCAGTCCAAGGACATGCCGAACCTCGGCATCTGGTTCCCCGCGAAGCAGGGCGGCAAGTCCACCACCTTCGCCCTGCCGTACGCCGCCGGGCTGGTGAACAAGGCCCCGCACAGCGCCAACGGCAAGAAGCTGCTCGACTTCATGCTCTCCGAGCAGGCCCAGAAGGACGTCAGCGCGGTCGGCGGCGGCTTCTCCGCCCGCAAGGACGTCAAGGGCACCGACGCCAACGCCATCGAGCTGGCGAAGCTGATGGACGGGGTGGAGGTCTTCGAGCCCGACTGGTCGGACATCGGCACCAACCTGGACAGCTACGTCGAGGCCTGGAAGTCGGCCACCGGCAGCTGA
- a CDS encoding MFS transporter — MTNATSTTAERGHLAGRREWTAFVVLLLPLLLVSMDISVLFFAIPSIDRDLAPSATQQLWIFDVYAFALAGLLITMGSLGDRIGRRKLLLLGALAFSAASVAAAYADSPEMLIAARALLGVGGATLMPSTMGLVRNMFRDERQRGRAVGIWSGAMAGGIALGSVLSGVMLEHFWWGSVFLINVPAMVLLLVLVPVLVPEFKDPNPGRFDFLSVPLSMGSVLPVVYGVKESAAHGLDVRNALITGAGLVVGLFFVRRQRGRSDAMISRELFRHRGFAAGIGLNALAAFAMMGSSFFTTQYLQSVLGMSTMEAALWSLAPSLAVGAAAPTATAIAQRTDRARVICAGFVIAAAGFAVLALTGTDSLWLLLGGCAVMSSGIVTVMALVSDLALSTAPPAKASSAASLLETGQEFGGAMGMALLGAVATAIYTADMPDSAPETARKTLAGAVATGDGSLISVGREAFVHSMQYASVAGAALLLAGAVLAAVLLRRRGTAGEEAAEAAVHEEPALVN, encoded by the coding sequence ATGACGAACGCTACGAGCACCACCGCCGAGCGCGGCCACCTCGCCGGCCGCCGGGAATGGACCGCCTTCGTGGTCCTCCTGCTGCCCCTCCTCCTCGTCTCGATGGACATCTCCGTCCTCTTCTTCGCGATCCCGTCCATCGACCGGGACCTCGCCCCCAGCGCCACCCAGCAGCTCTGGATCTTCGATGTGTACGCCTTCGCCCTGGCCGGCCTGCTCATCACGATGGGCTCGCTCGGCGACCGGATCGGCCGTCGCAAGCTGCTGCTCCTGGGCGCGCTCGCGTTCAGTGCCGCGTCCGTCGCCGCCGCGTACGCCGACAGCCCCGAGATGCTGATCGCGGCCCGCGCCCTGCTCGGGGTCGGCGGGGCGACGCTGATGCCGTCGACCATGGGGCTGGTACGGAACATGTTCCGCGACGAGCGGCAGCGCGGCCGGGCCGTGGGGATCTGGTCGGGCGCCATGGCGGGCGGCATCGCGCTCGGCTCGGTGCTCAGCGGGGTCATGCTGGAGCACTTCTGGTGGGGCTCGGTCTTCCTGATCAATGTGCCGGCCATGGTGCTGCTGCTGGTTCTGGTGCCGGTGCTGGTCCCGGAGTTCAAGGACCCGAACCCCGGACGGTTCGACTTCCTGAGCGTGCCGCTGTCGATGGGGTCCGTGCTGCCGGTGGTCTACGGCGTCAAGGAGAGCGCCGCCCATGGGCTCGATGTGCGGAACGCGCTGATCACCGGCGCGGGGCTGGTCGTCGGTCTGTTCTTCGTCCGCCGCCAGCGCGGCCGCTCCGACGCGATGATCAGCCGGGAACTGTTCCGCCACCGCGGCTTCGCCGCCGGGATCGGGCTGAACGCGCTGGCCGCGTTCGCCATGATGGGCTCCTCGTTCTTCACCACGCAGTACCTCCAGTCGGTTCTCGGCATGAGCACGATGGAGGCCGCGCTGTGGAGCCTGGCACCGTCCCTGGCGGTGGGCGCCGCGGCCCCGACGGCCACGGCGATCGCCCAGCGCACCGACCGCGCCCGGGTCATCTGCGCCGGTTTCGTCATCGCCGCCGCCGGCTTCGCCGTCCTCGCCCTGACCGGTACGGACTCCCTGTGGCTGCTGCTCGGCGGCTGCGCCGTGATGAGCAGCGGCATCGTCACCGTGATGGCGCTCGTGTCGGACCTGGCGCTGTCCACGGCCCCGCCGGCGAAGGCCAGTTCGGCGGCCTCGCTGCTGGAGACCGGCCAGGAGTTCGGCGGTGCGATGGGAATGGCCCTGCTGGGCGCGGTGGCCACCGCGATCTACACCGCGGACATGCCGGACTCCGCCCCGGAGACCGCCCGCAAGACCCTCGCCGGTGCGGTGGCCACGGGTGACGGTTCGCTGATCTCGGTCGGCCGGGAGGCCTTCGTGCACAGCATGCAGTACGCCTCGGTCGCGGGAGCGGCGCTGCTGCTGGCGGGGGCGGTGCTGGCCGCGGTACTGCTGCGGCGGAGGGGGACCGCGGGGGAAGAAGCCGCGGAGGCCGCGGTGCACGAGGAGCCGGCCCTGGTGAACTAG
- a CDS encoding SPFH domain-containing protein: MRSTVSDSSGTPENGGRRERERGAVRATGPDEPAGATVPVPGVGEGPDTGPDPGPGSVVDLVLDLVPGEDRDPGLGATSASVSVSLPVAGAVSAPVPGGSGAGADAPPRRRTAPDAVFDSLPVAGGDGAEQSGDPLWGAGRHHAVIANERTASIPVHLLFREDAEGAERADATALPVGVLRRGAGGDRTQPGVRRPQVPEGPQVRPPTRPAPVGDPRLAERPGPALPGWLALLVALAGSAAGGAVLWWIGALPAAVLARLGIGSHPYDGIGLGAWAALAALASVVLFALGGLSRGRVGYAWVLTLFGEYRGSVRRTGLMWISPLLLRRRVDVRLRHWRSEPLPAVDANGTALRVVVLVVWRIKDTVRAALGVADHEAYLREQVEAAMARVLSQLPADAFHEDAHTLRNAEAVGDALTRMLKADCEPVGIEVYSAQPTGIEYAPEVAAAMQRRRIAAIDAKHRDSVLTSVVDAVDDTVNRLTARGIVELDDYERKSLVKDLTVAFYTGRSGGEGA; encoded by the coding sequence ATGCGATCCACGGTGTCGGACAGCTCCGGAACCCCGGAGAACGGCGGGCGGCGGGAGAGGGAGCGGGGGGCGGTGAGGGCGACGGGCCCGGACGAACCCGCCGGGGCGACGGTTCCGGTTCCGGGGGTCGGTGAGGGGCCGGACACGGGGCCGGATCCCGGGCCGGGCTCCGTGGTCGACCTCGTGCTGGATCTGGTCCCGGGCGAGGACCGGGATCCGGGGCTCGGCGCGACATCGGCCTCGGTGTCGGTGTCGCTCCCGGTGGCGGGCGCCGTATCCGCGCCGGTGCCGGGTGGGTCGGGTGCGGGCGCCGACGCGCCTCCCCGGCGCCGCACGGCCCCCGACGCCGTCTTCGACTCGCTCCCCGTCGCCGGGGGCGACGGGGCCGAACAGTCCGGCGACCCGCTGTGGGGGGCCGGGCGGCACCACGCGGTCATCGCCAACGAGCGGACCGCGTCCATCCCCGTGCATCTGCTCTTCCGGGAGGACGCCGAGGGCGCCGAGCGAGCCGACGCGACCGCGCTCCCCGTCGGTGTGCTGCGACGGGGAGCCGGTGGCGACCGGACGCAGCCGGGGGTGCGGCGCCCGCAGGTGCCCGAGGGGCCCCAGGTGCGGCCCCCGACCAGGCCGGCACCGGTCGGTGATCCACGGCTCGCCGAGCGGCCGGGCCCCGCCCTCCCCGGCTGGCTCGCGCTGCTCGTCGCACTGGCCGGGTCCGCCGCCGGCGGCGCAGTGCTCTGGTGGATCGGCGCGCTGCCCGCCGCCGTGCTCGCCCGGCTCGGGATCGGCTCGCACCCGTACGACGGGATCGGCCTCGGCGCCTGGGCGGCGCTCGCCGCGCTGGCGTCGGTGGTGCTCTTCGCGCTCGGCGGCCTGAGCCGCGGGCGGGTGGGGTACGCCTGGGTGCTGACGCTGTTCGGCGAGTACCGGGGGAGCGTGCGGCGGACCGGGCTGATGTGGATCAGCCCCCTGCTGCTGCGCCGCCGGGTCGACGTACGCCTGCGGCACTGGCGCAGCGAACCGCTCCCCGCCGTGGATGCCAACGGCACGGCGCTGCGCGTCGTCGTCCTCGTGGTGTGGCGGATCAAGGACACCGTGCGGGCGGCGCTCGGGGTCGCCGACCACGAGGCGTATCTGCGCGAGCAGGTCGAGGCGGCGATGGCCCGGGTCCTCTCGCAGCTGCCCGCCGACGCCTTCCACGAGGACGCGCACACCCTGCGCAACGCCGAGGCGGTCGGCGACGCGCTGACCCGGATGCTGAAGGCGGACTGCGAGCCGGTCGGCATCGAGGTGTACTCGGCCCAGCCGACCGGGATCGAGTACGCGCCGGAGGTCGCCGCGGCGATGCAGCGCCGCCGGATCGCGGCCATCGACGCCAAGCACCGGGACAGCGTCTTGACTTCGGTGGTCGACGCGGTCGACGACACGGTCAACCGGCTCACCGCGCGGGGCATCGTGGAGCTGGACGACTACGAACGGAAGTCCCTGGTCAAGGACTTGACGGTGGCCTTCTACACCGGACGCAGCGGCGGGGAGGGCGCCTGA
- a CDS encoding lytic polysaccharide monooxygenase auxiliary activity family 9 protein: MRKRASAAVVGLAIAGVSMFATGSAGSHGYTDNPISRQKLCANGTVTGCGNIQWEPQSVEGPKGFPAAGPADGKICSGGHGEFAQLDDPRGGSWPATQVTAGQGFSFRWQFTARHATTDFRYYITKDGWDPTKPLTRADLESQPFMTVPYGGKQPPATLTQQGTIPTQKSGKHIILSVWNIADTANAFYACSDVQF, encoded by the coding sequence ATGCGTAAAAGGGCAAGTGCGGCCGTGGTCGGCCTGGCCATCGCGGGCGTCTCGATGTTCGCGACCGGCAGCGCCGGCAGCCATGGCTACACCGACAACCCCATCAGCCGCCAGAAGCTCTGTGCCAACGGCACGGTGACAGGCTGCGGCAACATCCAGTGGGAGCCGCAGAGCGTCGAGGGCCCGAAGGGCTTCCCGGCGGCGGGTCCGGCCGACGGCAAGATCTGTTCCGGCGGTCATGGCGAGTTCGCGCAGCTGGACGACCCGCGCGGCGGCAGCTGGCCCGCCACCCAGGTCACCGCCGGCCAGGGCTTCAGCTTCCGCTGGCAGTTCACCGCGCGCCACGCCACGACGGACTTCCGCTACTACATCACCAAGGACGGCTGGGACCCCACCAAGCCGCTCACCAGGGCCGACCTGGAATCGCAGCCCTTCATGACGGTGCCGTACGGCGGCAAGCAGCCCCCGGCGACCCTGACCCAGCAGGGCACCATCCCCACCCAGAAGAGCGGGAAGCACATCATCCTGAGCGTCTGGAACATCGCTGACACGGCGAACGCGTTCTATGCCTGCTCCGATGTTCAGTTCTGA
- a CDS encoding alkaline phosphatase family protein has translation MSAAALAAAGPLAAATTARAAARTPKVLVIGLDGALLNRIKDADAPNLDALMASGLTSVSPLYANPMAPTLSGPGWSTIITGVWPDKHRVKDNAFTGHAFAQYPDFLTRIETAKPGLSTYAVASWNPVTDTIFSAKVDTRVSTPEAEYDTGTTSRAVAELAGGNRDAVFVHLDNVDHAGHSHGAASKQYLDAIHGVDAQVGQLVAAVRGRATHASEDWLIMITADHGHTDAGGHGGSSAAERQTFLIASGGSVTPGSTRYDIKMPDVAASALAHLGIAVDPAWGLDGRPLQQPVPDAFDALRPQLGTRVDETGIGAAVVGFTHTPPPGWSIDNSAMGAGGVTEWRGWTFTTDEFWTSAERDQWRETNVRARNVFAVADGDEWVDKSFTGTFDSTLVGPAWPVTGGRTATLAYTTHYRQEAPQKGEVLVSYDGGTPAVVKTYTSDTVAKTESLTLQVPAGATTARVRFRYTGGNNWFWAVDGVTLTPA, from the coding sequence ATGAGCGCGGCCGCCCTCGCTGCCGCCGGACCGCTCGCCGCGGCCACCACCGCACGGGCCGCGGCCCGTACCCCCAAGGTCCTGGTCATCGGCCTGGACGGTGCCCTGCTGAACCGGATCAAGGACGCGGACGCACCGAATCTCGACGCCCTGATGGCCTCCGGGCTCACCTCGGTCAGTCCTCTCTACGCCAACCCGATGGCGCCCACCCTCTCCGGCCCCGGCTGGTCCACGATCATCACCGGCGTCTGGCCCGACAAGCACCGCGTCAAGGACAACGCCTTCACCGGCCACGCCTTCGCGCAGTACCCCGACTTCCTCACCCGCATCGAGACCGCGAAGCCGGGCCTGTCGACGTACGCCGTCGCCTCCTGGAACCCGGTCACCGACACGATCTTCTCCGCGAAGGTCGACACCCGGGTCTCCACCCCGGAAGCCGAGTACGACACCGGTACCACCAGCAGAGCCGTCGCCGAACTGGCCGGCGGCAACCGGGACGCGGTCTTCGTCCACCTCGACAACGTCGACCACGCCGGACACAGCCACGGCGCCGCGAGCAAGCAGTACCTGGACGCCATCCACGGCGTGGACGCCCAGGTCGGGCAGCTGGTCGCCGCCGTACGGGGCCGGGCCACCCACGCCTCCGAGGACTGGCTCATCATGATCACCGCCGACCACGGGCACACCGACGCGGGCGGCCACGGCGGCTCCAGCGCGGCCGAACGGCAGACCTTCCTCATCGCGAGCGGCGGTTCCGTCACCCCGGGCTCCACCCGGTACGACATCAAGATGCCGGACGTCGCCGCCTCCGCCCTCGCCCACCTCGGCATAGCCGTCGACCCGGCCTGGGGCCTGGACGGCCGCCCGCTCCAGCAGCCCGTCCCCGACGCCTTCGACGCGCTGCGCCCGCAGCTGGGAACCCGTGTCGACGAGACGGGAATCGGCGCCGCGGTCGTCGGCTTCACCCACACCCCGCCGCCCGGCTGGTCGATCGACAACAGCGCGATGGGCGCCGGCGGAGTCACCGAATGGCGCGGCTGGACCTTCACCACCGACGAGTTCTGGACCTCCGCCGAGCGCGACCAGTGGCGCGAGACCAACGTCCGGGCCCGGAACGTCTTCGCGGTGGCCGACGGCGACGAATGGGTCGACAAGAGCTTCACGGGCACCTTCGACTCCACCCTGGTCGGCCCGGCCTGGCCGGTCACCGGAGGCCGCACCGCCACCCTCGCCTACACCACCCACTACCGTCAGGAAGCCCCGCAGAAGGGCGAGGTCCTCGTCTCCTACGACGGGGGCACCCCGGCCGTCGTGAAGACGTACACCTCCGACACCGTCGCGAAGACCGAATCGCTCACCCTCCAGGTCCCGGCCGGAGCCACCACCGCACGGGTCCGTTTCCGGTACACCGGCGGCAACAACTGGTTCTGGGCGGTCGACGGAGTGACCCTCACACCCGCGTGA
- a CDS encoding AMP-binding protein, with protein MRSAGTVAELVQRQWGDHRPGLRHRDTVLSHHQVAAGAAARAALLADLLSAGGEPHIGVLLDNTPEFPLWLSAAALAGAAVAGINPTRRGAELARDILHTDCRVLVTERAHLPLLDGLDLPGVRMLVTDTDAYAELLAPYAGAEPGDTTRTGVGPTTRMLLYFTSGSTGAPKAAICTQGRLAAAGQSLVDHFGIRREDVHYICMPMFHGNAVIADWAPALAAGAAVALRRRFSASGFLDDVRAHGATYFTYVGRAVQYLLATPERPDDREHPLRLGFGTEAGAVDAARFRERFGVRLVEGYGSSEGGAAVQRTPDTPERAIGKAPARDDLAVVDPETGEERPAAVFDGAGRLTNGAEAIGELVNRGHTPFEGYWRNEEAEAQRVRGGWYWTGDLFFRDAEGFLYFAGRTDDRLRVDSENLAAAMIENILARWEDAAAVAVYAVPDPVAGDQVMAALALREGAAFDPSAFAAFLAAQPDLGTKMAPRFVRIVPAMPVTATNKVHRVRLRREGFWSVGPVWWNGAGAGYEPFGDGQLSALLREYEAHGRAEVCSRPPDGPNAPDGPGVRARPAIEDTAARRVGPHERP; from the coding sequence ATGAGGAGCGCAGGCACCGTTGCGGAGCTCGTACAGCGCCAATGGGGCGACCACCGGCCCGGACTGAGACATCGGGACACCGTTCTCAGCCATCACCAGGTCGCCGCCGGCGCTGCCGCGCGGGCCGCGCTCCTGGCGGATCTGCTGTCGGCGGGCGGCGAACCGCACATCGGGGTGCTGCTGGACAACACCCCTGAATTCCCACTCTGGTTGAGCGCGGCGGCCCTGGCCGGGGCCGCCGTGGCCGGGATCAACCCGACCCGGCGCGGCGCCGAACTGGCCCGCGACATCCTGCACACCGACTGCCGGGTCCTGGTCACCGAACGCGCCCACCTGCCGCTGCTCGACGGCCTGGACCTGCCGGGCGTCCGGATGCTGGTGACCGACACCGACGCGTACGCCGAACTCCTGGCCCCGTACGCCGGAGCCGAACCGGGCGACACGACCCGCACGGGCGTCGGGCCCACGACCCGGATGCTGCTCTACTTCACCTCCGGATCGACCGGCGCGCCCAAGGCGGCGATCTGCACCCAGGGACGGCTGGCGGCGGCCGGGCAGTCGCTCGTCGACCACTTCGGCATCCGGCGCGAGGACGTCCACTACATCTGCATGCCGATGTTCCACGGCAACGCGGTGATCGCCGACTGGGCGCCCGCCCTGGCCGCCGGGGCCGCCGTCGCGCTGCGCCGCCGCTTCTCGGCCTCCGGATTCCTCGACGACGTACGGGCGCACGGGGCGACGTACTTCACCTATGTCGGCCGCGCCGTGCAGTACCTGCTGGCCACCCCCGAGCGCCCGGACGACCGCGAGCACCCGCTGCGGCTCGGCTTCGGCACCGAGGCCGGTGCGGTGGACGCGGCCCGGTTCCGGGAGCGGTTCGGGGTGCGGCTGGTCGAGGGCTACGGCTCCTCCGAGGGCGGCGCGGCGGTCCAGCGGACCCCCGACACCCCGGAGCGGGCGATCGGGAAGGCACCGGCCCGCGACGATCTCGCGGTCGTGGACCCGGAGACCGGCGAGGAGCGGCCCGCCGCCGTCTTCGACGGCGCGGGCCGGCTGACCAACGGGGCCGAGGCGATCGGTGAACTGGTCAACCGGGGGCACACGCCCTTCGAGGGCTACTGGCGCAACGAGGAGGCGGAGGCCCAGCGGGTGCGCGGCGGCTGGTACTGGACCGGGGACCTCTTCTTCCGGGACGCCGAAGGCTTCCTCTACTTCGCGGGCCGCACCGACGACCGGCTGCGGGTGGACAGCGAGAACCTGGCCGCCGCGATGATCGAGAACATCCTGGCCCGCTGGGAGGACGCGGCCGCCGTGGCGGTGTACGCGGTGCCGGACCCGGTCGCCGGGGACCAGGTGATGGCGGCGCTCGCCCTGCGGGAGGGCGCGGCCTTCGACCCGTCCGCCTTCGCCGCTTTCCTCGCCGCGCAGCCGGACCTGGGTACGAAGATGGCCCCCCGCTTCGTACGGATCGTCCCGGCGATGCCGGTGACGGCGACGAACAAGGTGCACCGCGTGCGGCTGCGCCGGGAGGGGTTCTGGTCCGTGGGACCCGTGTGGTGGAACGGGGCCGGCGCCGGGTACGAGCCGTTCGGCGACGGGCAGTTGAGCGCTCTGCTGCGTGAGTACGAGGCGCACGGGCGTGCCGAGGTCTGTTCCCGGCCGCCGGACGGACCGAATGCGCCGGACGGGCCCGGGGTGCGGGCCCGTCCGGCGATCGAGGACACGGCGGCGAGGAGGGTGGGCCCGCACGAGAGGCCCTAG